One part of the Sorangiineae bacterium MSr11954 genome encodes these proteins:
- a CDS encoding ribonuclease H-like domain-containing protein: protein MSFRSRLARAAQTHPSLPSLPLAPSPSPAPASPEPELDPAPQAPKKSAVLDDLRAKMTAILERSPLGAAIPPPRAVDTEDLPFVTQETPRGPLHVRTLRLSPSHRTGRAPLLPAREASAELLALLALDPSLQSCDPRGALYLDTETTGLSGGTGTVAFLVGLAFWKDGALVVEQLLVRELGEEAPMLERVAARLREATMLVTFNGKAFDMPLLRTRFVLSRAEVPEAGATPHLDLLHVARRLHRPRGIACRLTTIERDILGFERANDVDSADVSACYWHFQRTGDTSALMRVVEHNAWDVVTMASLVGLYGEPLEGSQLDPEDLVGVARTLKRAGAMDGAMAAAQTAIDRGAGHESMRVRAEIAKARGDRARALLDYAALSEKIDCDRVRLELAKLYEHYVKEPARALALVAQGTGESEPARQHRAARLARKAEKAKETRSAGAEYVAQRYMFDDKSTV from the coding sequence GTGTCGTTCCGTTCGAGGCTTGCGCGCGCCGCCCAAACGCACCCTTCTCTGCCCTCGCTCCCGCTCGCCCCGAGCCCGTCCCCCGCGCCGGCTTCCCCCGAGCCCGAGCTCGACCCGGCGCCCCAAGCCCCCAAAAAGTCCGCCGTTCTCGACGATCTGCGCGCCAAAATGACGGCCATCCTCGAGCGCAGCCCCCTCGGCGCAGCCATCCCGCCGCCGCGCGCCGTCGACACCGAGGATCTTCCCTTCGTCACCCAGGAAACCCCCCGCGGCCCGCTCCACGTCCGCACCCTCCGCCTCTCCCCCTCGCACCGCACCGGCCGCGCCCCGCTTCTTCCCGCGCGGGAGGCCAGCGCCGAGCTCCTCGCCCTCCTTGCGCTCGACCCCTCGCTCCAGTCGTGCGATCCCCGCGGCGCGCTCTACCTCGACACCGAGACCACGGGCCTCAGCGGCGGCACCGGCACCGTGGCCTTTCTCGTAGGGCTTGCGTTTTGGAAGGATGGCGCCCTGGTGGTGGAGCAGCTGCTCGTGCGCGAGCTCGGCGAGGAGGCGCCCATGCTCGAGCGGGTCGCCGCACGCCTGCGCGAGGCGACCATGCTGGTCACCTTCAACGGCAAAGCCTTCGACATGCCGCTGCTGCGCACCCGCTTCGTCCTGTCGCGGGCCGAGGTCCCCGAGGCCGGCGCCACCCCGCACCTCGATCTGCTCCACGTGGCCCGCCGCCTCCATCGCCCGCGGGGCATCGCCTGCCGCCTCACCACCATCGAGCGCGACATCCTCGGCTTCGAGCGCGCGAACGACGTGGACTCGGCCGACGTGAGCGCCTGCTATTGGCATTTTCAGCGCACGGGCGATACGAGCGCCCTGATGCGCGTGGTCGAGCACAACGCGTGGGACGTGGTCACCATGGCGTCGCTGGTTGGCCTCTACGGCGAGCCGCTCGAGGGCAGCCAGCTCGACCCCGAGGATCTGGTGGGTGTGGCGCGAACGCTCAAGCGCGCCGGCGCCATGGATGGGGCCATGGCCGCCGCCCAAACCGCCATCGATCGCGGCGCGGGCCATGAGTCGATGCGCGTCCGCGCGGAGATTGCCAAGGCGCGCGGCGATCGGGCGCGCGCCCTGCTCGACTATGCGGCGCTGTCCGAGAAGATCGACTGCGACCGGGTGCGGCTCGAGCTTGCCAAGCTTTACGAACACTACGTCAAGGAGCCGGCGCGAGCGCTCGCCCTGGTGGCGCAGGGCACGGGTGAATCGGAGCCGGCGCGCCAGCACCGGGCCGCGCGCCTCGCCCGAAAGGCCGAAAAGGCCAAGGAGACGCGCTCCGCGGGCGCGGAATATGTGGCGCAACGCTACATGTTCGATGATAAATCCACCGTATGA